The following are encoded in a window of Fusarium verticillioides 7600 chromosome 6, whole genome shotgun sequence genomic DNA:
- a CDS encoding hypothetical protein (At least one base has a quality score < 10), translating to MKTTVFVTLLSAAASLVSAGIVVTPVFFNQIVEKLSGDCPFGVVTPQGCAPQRG from the exons atgaagaCTACAGTCTTTGTCACGCTTCTCTCGGCGGCTGCTTCGCTCGTCAGCGCCGGCATCGTCGTCACGCCTGTTTTTTTTAACCAGATCGTTGAGAAACTCTCTGGCGATTGTCCTTTTGGCGTAGTCACTCCTCAAGGTTGCGC CCCTCAACGTGGTTAG
- a CDS encoding signal transducing adaptor molecule has translation MFRASAAGPYDEVVTKATDENLTSEDWGAIIEVCDKVGNDPNGPKEAVQSIIRRLAHRNANVQLYTLELAHALAQNCGKNIHRELSSRAFTDALLRLTNDRNTHTQVKSKIIEHMKSWSEMFSSDPELGIMSDAYNRATRSNPNIQPPSAPQKQGLTELDRQKEEDELQMALKLSLQEEERKKTAASSPGAQAGPSGQTESPAPAAPAGTTAATVSRVRALFDFAPSEPGELEFKKGDVIAVLESVYKDWWRGSLRGKTGIFPLNYVEKLTDPTPDELQREAQMEAEVFAEIKNVEKLLTLLSTSNTAPREEDNEEISVSTQYDAKLDMMLISISQMTLHS, from the exons ATGTTCcgagcctcagcagcaggccCTTATGATGAGGTCGTCA CCAAGGCCACCGACGAGAACCTCACGTCTGAGGATTGGGGCGCCATTATCGAGGTCTGTGACAAAGTAGGCAACGACCCAAATGGCCCCAAGGAAGCTGTCCAAAGCATCATCAGGCGCCTTGCGCATCGCAACGCCAATGTCCAGCTCTACACTCTTGAG CTTGCGCATGCCCTCGCCCAAAACTGTGGGAAGAATATACACCGCGAACTTTCTAGCCGTGCCTTTACAGATGCCCTCCTCCGTCTCACCAACGACCGTAATACCCACACACAAGTCAAGTCTAAAATCATTGAGCATATGAAGAGCTGGTCCGAGATGTTCAGCAGCGATCCTGAACTGGGCATCATGAGCGATGCCTACAACCGTGCCACACGAAGCAACCCGAACATTCAGCCCCCAAGTGCTCCTCAAAAGCAGGGCCTTACCGAGCTCGATCGccagaaggaagaggatgaattGCAGATGGCCCTCAAGTTGAGtctgcaggaggaggagcgcaAGAAGACTGCTGCAAGCAGTCCAGGCGCACAAGCCGGTCCTAGTGGCCAGACAGAGAGCCCAGCTCCTGCTGCGCCGGCTGGAACTACAGCGGCCACGGTGAGCCGGGTACGCGCGCTCTTCGACTTCGCTCCTTCTGAGCCCGGAGAGCTGGAATTCAAGAAAGGCGATGTTATTGCTGTTCTCGAGAGCGTATATAAGGACTGGTGGCGAGGCTCTCTCAGGGGCAAGACTGGCATCTTCCCGCTCAACTATGTCGAAAAGCTTACCGATCCCACACCGGATGAGTTACAGCGCGAGGCTCAGATGGAGGCCGAGGTGTtcgctgagatcaagaacgttgagaagctcctcaCATTGTTGAGCACTTCCAACACAGCGCCCCGAGAGGAAGATAACGAGGAGATTTCCGTAAGCACCCAGTATGATGCAAAG CTGGATATGATGCTAATATCCATCTCTCAGATGACTTTACACAGCTGA
- a CDS encoding signal transducing adaptor molecule, with protein MAHPPQHSYQQYAMRPGPGQGYPQAGGYPPQGAAPQDPSRYYTPGPQEQPPYQASSPPPNFQNQPQGQPAPFYVAGAEVPAGSQPYPPRTESPSNGKQPAPINTSTPGPNFNPYNQSQSNNPYTQAPTGGRPGSTYGAQELATSVYDSPIATNNPHQPTSAATFSSSVYSPEEPNENASAAPPGPYASHQQQPQQYQSYNPSQVPPMPTGSAPPPPQSVMTPPPLNPGNAGGYDARHGLPSQGGAGGQTQYKPYVPPGDGPSAPAPDNYYQSGGVY; from the exons ATGgcccatcctcctcagcacAGCTACCAGCAATACGCAATGCGACCGGGCCCCGGTCAGGGCTATCCTCAAGCTGGCGGATATCCTCCTCAGGgagcagctcctcaagaCCCCTCGAGATATTATACTCCTGGCCCACAAG AGCAACCTCCTTATCAAGCATCGTCTCCTCCCCCTAACTTCCAGAATcaacctcaaggtcaaccgGCACCTTTCTATGTAGCAGGAGCTGAAGTGCCCGCTGGTTCGCAGCCCTACCCTCCCCGGACCGAGTCTCCTTCCAATGGTAAACAGCCAGCCCCTATCAATACTTCAACACCAGGCCCCAACTTCAATCCTTACAACCAATCTCAGAGCAACAACCCTTACACGCAAGCGCCTACAGGAGGACGACCTGGTAGCACATACGGAGCCCAAGAGTTGGCTACATCTGTCTACGATTCCCCTATAGCGACCAACAACCCACACCAGCCGACCTCGGCTGCCACATTTTCAAGCTCGGTGTATTCTCCTGAAGAGCCCAACGAGAACGCCAGCGCAGCACCTCCTGGTCCTTATGCATcgcatcagcagcaacctcaacaatACCAGAGCTACAACCCTTCTCAAGTCCCTCCCATGCCCACAGGGTCagctccccctcctcctcagagtGTCATGACACCTCCCCCTCTGAACCCTGGGAATGCCGGCGGATATGATGCTCGTCATGGTCTGCCCAGTCAaggtggtgctggtggtcaGACTCAATACAAGCCTTATGTGCCACCCGGAGATGGTCCTTCAGCACCTGCACCCGACAATTACTATCAAAGCGGGGGAGTCTACTAA